The Sulfurimonas lithotrophica genome includes a region encoding these proteins:
- a CDS encoding ATP-binding protein has product MFNSLKSKFIVSFVSVEIVFLLLISLINFDSLDKAAKTLTDEKIDVSSQLLTKLLTTPLITYDLATLDDVLLNFSSIKNVVAVSVENDNKAILSSFIKEEYISKKVFDDIVNNNKTVYKNKNNTYIYTTKDISAGSKNIGRIHFIFNSTESLNSINNTKTLTLVLIAAALIIGYFIVYVIGNNLGNSIKQLISISNLLSKGKDVKIPYNKNSKDEVDLLFNSMYKMQNIINERTLAFKNSINDLEHFIEALNASAIVSKTDKDGIITFVNDKFLKVSGYTQDEVIGKTHSILRDPEEDDSFYAQMWKTISSKNIFHNTFKYIKKNGDSFYVDATIVPLLDNNENIKEYIAISYEVTEIIDAKDKALEAKKIKEDFLANMSHEIRTPMNAIIGFTEILKNNLHEEKNVKHIKIIQESSNSLLHIINDILDFSKIEKDKLNIYEHPFNPKDKFTKAIECFSLESKEKDIKIITDIDTNLPKCLNGDALRISQILNNFLSNALKFTKSGKSIYVNINYDKNSSILNIIVKDEGIGIGKKLQDKIFNAFEQADSSTTRKFGGTGLGLSISNKLAKLMNGNITLESTEDKGSSFHLSIPVSVCQQKNLNQNILFDKELDYINFSGNILVAEDNKTNQTLIKIILEDFGLTFEVVNDGLQALDAIKKSEFDLILMDESMPNMTGTQAYTEIRKYEEQNNLPKTPIVALTANVLEDDKNKFLELGMDGFLAKPIDKKELVSVLSKFL; this is encoded by the coding sequence ATGTTTAATTCATTAAAATCAAAATTTATAGTATCTTTTGTATCTGTGGAGATTGTATTTTTACTATTAATCTCTCTGATAAATTTTGATTCGCTTGATAAAGCAGCCAAAACTCTTACGGACGAAAAAATAGACGTCTCAAGTCAACTTTTGACAAAGCTGTTAACAACACCACTTATAACATATGATTTAGCCACGCTCGATGATGTCCTTTTAAATTTTTCAAGTATAAAAAACGTTGTTGCGGTCAGTGTTGAGAATGACAACAAAGCGATACTGTCAAGCTTTATAAAAGAAGAATACATAAGCAAAAAAGTTTTTGACGATATAGTAAATAACAATAAAACCGTATATAAAAATAAAAACAATACTTATATATATACAACAAAAGATATTTCGGCAGGTTCAAAAAATATAGGTCGAATACATTTTATTTTTAACTCTACGGAGAGTTTAAACTCTATAAACAATACAAAGACGCTAACTCTTGTTTTAATAGCAGCCGCACTTATTATAGGTTACTTTATAGTTTACGTAATAGGAAATAATTTAGGAAACTCTATAAAACAACTTATTAGCATCTCCAACTTACTAAGTAAAGGAAAAGACGTCAAAATTCCTTATAATAAAAATAGTAAAGATGAAGTAGATTTACTGTTTAATTCTATGTATAAGATGCAAAATATCATCAACGAAAGAACTCTCGCTTTTAAAAATTCAATCAACGATTTGGAACACTTTATAGAAGCTTTAAATGCAAGTGCCATAGTTTCTAAAACCGATAAAGACGGTATCATCACATTCGTAAACGATAAATTTTTAAAAGTTAGCGGTTATACACAAGACGAAGTTATCGGCAAAACCCACAGCATACTCAGAGACCCTGAAGAAGACGACAGTTTTTATGCACAGATGTGGAAGACAATCAGTTCAAAAAATATTTTTCATAATACTTTTAAATATATCAAAAAAAACGGCGATTCGTTTTACGTAGATGCTACGATAGTACCTTTGCTCGACAATAATGAAAATATCAAAGAGTACATAGCTATAAGTTATGAAGTAACAGAAATTATAGATGCAAAAGACAAAGCGCTTGAAGCAAAAAAAATCAAAGAAGATTTTTTAGCAAATATGAGCCATGAGATACGTACGCCTATGAATGCCATAATAGGTTTTACGGAGATTTTAAAAAATAACCTCCATGAAGAGAAAAATGTAAAACACATTAAAATCATACAGGAGAGTTCAAACTCGCTTTTACATATTATAAACGATATACTAGATTTTTCTAAAATAGAAAAAGATAAACTGAATATATATGAACATCCATTTAACCCTAAAGATAAATTTACAAAAGCTATAGAGTGTTTTAGTCTTGAATCTAAAGAAAAAGACATAAAGATTATAACCGATATAGACACTAATCTACCAAAGTGTCTTAACGGAGATGCACTTAGAATATCACAAATACTAAACAATTTTTTAAGCAATGCACTAAAATTTACAAAAAGCGGAAAAAGTATATATGTAAATATTAACTACGACAAAAACTCTTCTATTTTAAATATTATCGTAAAAGATGAGGGTATCGGAATCGGAAAAAAACTTCAAGATAAAATTTTTAACGCTTTTGAGCAAGCCGACAGTTCTACAACAAGAAAATTCGGCGGAACGGGACTTGGACTTTCTATATCAAACAAACTAGCCAAACTTATGAATGGAAATATAACCTTAGAGAGTACTGAGGATAAAGGAAGTTCGTTTCATCTGTCCATACCCGTATCTGTATGTCAACAAAAAAATTTAAACCAAAACATACTTTTTGATAAAGAACTTGACTATATAAACTTTTCTGGAAATATTTTGGTAGCAGAAGATAACAAAACAAATCAAACCCTTATAAAAATTATACTAGAAGATTTTGGTTTAACTTTTGAAGTAGTTAATGACGGGTTACAAGCTCTAGATGCAATCAAAAAATCCGAATTTGATTTAATCTTGATGGATGAGAGTATGCCAAATATGACGGGAACTCAGGCATATACTGAAATCCGCAAGTACGAAGAACAAAACAACCTTCCAAAAACACCTATAGTCGCACTAACGGCTAACGTACTTGAAGATGATAAAAATAAATTTTTAGAACTTGGGATGGACGGCTTTTTGGCAAAACCTATTGACAAAAAAGAATTGGTATCCGTTTTATCAAAATTTTTATAA